A window from Pedobacter africanus encodes these proteins:
- a CDS encoding hybrid sensor histidine kinase/response regulator transcription factor: protein MIIKRTILTVLVILVQLYCKGQELVFNHLMAEDGLSQNSIFSITQDSRGFMWYGSRFGLNRYDGIRFSLYKSSATDTSTLSDDYVTALYNDTKGILWVGTANGLNKFDPRKNTFKRITLAKVTGERPYILIRNIQEDSHGRLWIASNKGLFFLSDRNSDNFSGAEKLGLPLNIAKSDILSVFEDHDHRLWIGTNNGLVLLSIKKSIEAIKIFVNNNRPGSISDNSVTGTVEDLQKKLWFATENGGINLFDRNSQTFTAFKHEPLNNDGPAHNAIRKMIMTRSGELWIGTQEGLSILNPQTRKFRNFQHRKANPKSLNQNSIYSIYQDINGSVWIGTYYGGVNVVYAAPTNFKTWQYHEQHPGLNHNVVSAITEDRNGKLWIGTEGGGLNYYNGNNKHFGAYTYNPNDPESLGSNLVKAVYKDKTGDIWVGTHGGGLNLLNQSTGKFTRFLTHKDDLNTTRSEIVALLEDSYGRFWVGSQTGLRIFDKANSKLQPKPLSGKLKIFEDKNIKFLFEDSKKNIWIAATTGLYAFSGDLKMLQSFRLLKVNNSVSNNSNFINCIIEDQGGNIWIGLYYGGLKMYDPKKCSFSRTYGVKDGLLSSNVLGIIEDDKRQLWISTSNGLSKFDPQTHTFQTYITSDGLAGDEFNYYSFFKGKDREFFFGGYNGLTHFFPDQINKNNYRAPVVFTDLLLFNKPVKIGTSDGLLKQDLGFTSKLQLKYDQNIFTIQFALLNYIKSKKNKYAYKLQGVNTQWIETSIPAASYTNLPSGNYTLLVKGANNDGLWSKPASIQIEILPPFWKTWWAFCIYSILVVAIVFFITRFFYLRELLIKDEELHQNKLNFFTNVSHEIRTHLTLIMAPIEKMLDSSWQTAELNKEMSSVKSNADRLLKLVSELMDFRKAETRHLKLRIAAHDLVDFIKNIYSSFEALSEKKQIDYTLTHDQESLVVYFDKEQLEKVFFNLISNAFKFTPPCGRIAIAFNTLSDKVVISITDTGRGIAPEYLDRLFTNFFQIDDHNIQNTGYGIGLALSKHITELHKGSIAVNSIPAQHEGPGYTNFTVTLQLGNGHFKNTGYLQPEDSSTENNKSRITPPAELSDTSKTIDDRARTKAYTVLIVEDNAALRQLITESLQQEYHIITAKNGVQGWTKATEEVPDLIVSDVMMPQMDGFTFCSKLKSDERTSHIPVILLTAKSAETDQISGLTGGADVYLTKPFSQKILQLNVRNLLTARAVMRQKFSRQLVLEPQQIALAPVEEQFLSKLVLIIEKNMENEHFGVEQLAEGIGMSQSVLYKKLKALTNMSVNDFAKSIRLKRAAQLLLQKQHTVYEIGYMVGFADRKYFSREFKKQFGKTPSQYMDAE, encoded by the coding sequence GTGATCATCAAACGAACCATTTTGACAGTCTTGGTCATTCTGGTACAATTGTACTGTAAAGGACAAGAACTTGTTTTCAACCATCTGATGGCCGAAGATGGCTTGTCGCAAAATTCTATATTTTCCATTACTCAGGACAGCCGCGGCTTTATGTGGTATGGCTCCAGGTTTGGATTAAACCGATATGACGGCATCAGGTTTAGTTTGTATAAAAGCAGTGCAACAGATACAAGCACACTTAGCGATGACTATGTAACGGCTTTGTATAACGACACCAAGGGAATATTATGGGTGGGCACAGCCAATGGTCTGAATAAATTTGACCCCAGGAAAAACACGTTTAAACGCATTACACTGGCAAAGGTAACCGGCGAAAGGCCTTACATTTTGATAAGAAATATTCAGGAAGACAGTCATGGACGGCTATGGATTGCCAGCAACAAGGGGCTCTTTTTTCTTAGTGACCGAAATTCCGATAATTTTTCAGGTGCTGAAAAACTGGGACTACCTTTGAATATTGCAAAAAGCGACATTTTAAGTGTATTTGAAGATCATGATCATCGTCTTTGGATAGGCACCAACAATGGCTTGGTATTGCTTTCTATCAAAAAAAGCATCGAAGCCATCAAAATATTTGTAAACAACAATCGCCCAGGCAGCATCAGCGACAATTCCGTTACCGGAACAGTAGAGGACCTGCAAAAAAAACTGTGGTTTGCAACCGAAAATGGTGGAATAAATTTATTTGACAGGAACTCCCAAACTTTTACTGCCTTCAAACATGAGCCGTTAAACAATGACGGACCTGCACACAATGCCATCCGGAAAATGATCATGACACGCTCCGGCGAACTATGGATCGGCACCCAGGAAGGACTTAGCATATTAAACCCGCAAACCAGAAAATTCAGGAATTTCCAGCACCGCAAAGCGAACCCAAAGAGCCTGAACCAAAATTCAATATACAGTATTTACCAGGACATCAATGGATCAGTATGGATTGGGACATATTATGGCGGGGTAAATGTAGTTTACGCTGCCCCTACAAACTTTAAAACCTGGCAATATCATGAGCAACACCCTGGTTTGAACCATAATGTGGTAAGTGCGATTACGGAAGACAGAAATGGCAAACTATGGATTGGAACGGAGGGAGGCGGATTAAACTACTACAACGGGAACAATAAACACTTTGGTGCTTATACCTATAATCCAAATGATCCGGAAAGTCTGGGATCCAACCTTGTAAAAGCAGTTTACAAGGACAAAACAGGAGATATATGGGTGGGTACGCATGGAGGAGGCTTAAATTTGTTGAATCAATCAACCGGAAAATTTACCAGGTTCTTAACCCATAAGGACGACCTCAATACCACCAGGTCTGAAATTGTTGCATTGCTTGAAGATAGCTACGGAAGGTTCTGGGTGGGCAGCCAAACAGGATTAAGAATATTTGACAAGGCCAATAGCAAACTACAGCCTAAGCCCCTTTCAGGTAAACTGAAAATATTTGAAGATAAAAATATCAAGTTCCTGTTCGAAGATTCTAAAAAGAACATCTGGATAGCCGCCACTACTGGCCTCTATGCTTTTTCAGGAGACCTTAAAATGCTTCAGTCCTTTCGTTTACTCAAAGTGAATAACAGTGTCAGCAATAATTCCAACTTCATCAACTGTATTATTGAAGATCAGGGAGGAAATATCTGGATAGGGCTCTATTATGGCGGTTTAAAGATGTATGATCCGAAAAAATGCAGTTTTTCACGCACCTATGGGGTTAAAGACGGGCTGCTCAGCAGTAACGTGCTGGGCATCATTGAAGATGACAAGCGTCAGCTATGGATCAGCACCTCAAATGGCCTTTCGAAATTTGATCCGCAAACACATACCTTCCAAACCTATATTACTAGTGATGGTCTTGCGGGCGATGAATTCAATTATTATTCTTTTTTTAAAGGTAAAGACCGGGAATTCTTTTTTGGCGGTTATAATGGTCTGACCCACTTCTTCCCCGATCAGATCAATAAAAATAATTACAGGGCGCCTGTTGTGTTCACCGACCTGCTGCTTTTCAATAAACCCGTAAAAATCGGCACTTCAGATGGACTGCTGAAACAGGATTTGGGTTTCACCAGCAAGCTACAGCTTAAATACGATCAGAATATTTTTACGATACAGTTTGCTTTGCTGAACTATATCAAATCGAAAAAGAACAAATATGCTTACAAACTGCAGGGCGTAAATACGCAATGGATTGAAACCAGTATTCCGGCCGCATCTTATACTAACCTGCCTTCAGGAAATTATACACTTTTAGTTAAAGGAGCTAACAATGATGGGCTATGGAGTAAGCCTGCAAGTATACAAATCGAAATTCTACCACCATTCTGGAAAACCTGGTGGGCATTTTGTATCTATAGCATTTTAGTGGTTGCCATCGTGTTCTTTATTACCAGGTTCTTCTACCTGAGGGAGTTGCTGATCAAAGATGAAGAGCTTCATCAGAACAAACTCAATTTTTTCACAAATGTATCTCATGAAATCCGCACACACCTGACGCTGATTATGGCTCCGATAGAAAAGATGCTGGACAGCAGCTGGCAAACAGCAGAACTAAATAAAGAAATGAGCAGCGTAAAAAGCAATGCCGACAGACTTCTGAAACTGGTTAGCGAGCTTATGGACTTCAGAAAAGCAGAAACCAGGCACCTGAAACTCCGGATTGCTGCCCATGACCTGGTCGATTTCATTAAAAACATCTATAGTTCCTTTGAAGCGCTATCAGAAAAAAAACAGATCGATTATACGCTGACGCATGATCAGGAAAGCCTGGTGGTTTATTTTGATAAGGAGCAGCTTGAAAAAGTCTTTTTTAACCTGATCTCCAATGCATTTAAATTTACCCCACCCTGTGGCCGGATTGCCATTGCCTTTAATACCTTATCTGATAAAGTGGTTATTAGTATTACAGACACAGGAAGAGGCATAGCCCCTGAATACCTGGATCGTCTATTTACTAATTTTTTCCAGATAGACGATCATAACATCCAGAATACGGGCTATGGAATTGGCCTGGCCCTTTCAAAGCATATAACAGAACTTCACAAGGGCAGCATTGCGGTAAACAGCATACCTGCCCAACACGAGGGGCCGGGTTATACCAATTTTACAGTCACACTACAGTTGGGCAATGGGCATTTTAAAAACACCGGTTACCTGCAACCTGAAGATTCATCTACAGAAAACAATAAAAGCCGCATTACACCACCAGCCGAACTTAGCGACACTTCAAAAACAATAGACGACAGAGCCAGAACAAAAGCTTATACCGTTTTAATCGTGGAAGACAATGCTGCCTTACGACAACTGATTACGGAATCACTGCAGCAGGAATACCATATCATTACCGCTAAAAATGGTGTACAAGGTTGGACAAAGGCTACAGAAGAAGTGCCAGACCTAATTGTAAGTGACGTAATGATGCCCCAGATGGATGGTTTTACGTTTTGCAGCAAACTGAAATCGGACGAAAGAACAAGTCATATCCCTGTTATCCTGTTAACGGCCAAAAGCGCCGAAACAGATCAGATCAGCGGCCTTACGGGCGGGGCAGATGTTTACCTGACAAAACCGTTCAGCCAAAAAATACTCCAGCTAAATGTCCGTAACCTGCTTACAGCAAGAGCGGTAATGCGTCAGAAATTCAGCAGGCAGCTGGTCCTTGAACCTCAGCAAATTGCCCTGGCCCCTGTAGAAGAGCAATTCCTCTCAAAGCTCGTCCTGATCATTGAAAAGAACATGGAAAATGAGCATTTCGGCGTAGAGCAACTGGCCGAGGGGATTGGTATGAGCCAGTCTGTCCTCTACAAAAAGCTCAAGGCGCTCACCAATATGTCTGTAAATGACTTTGCAAAATCGATACGTTTAAAAAGGGCAGCCCAGCTATTGCTGCAAAAACAACACACCGTATATGAAATTGGCTATATGGTTGGTTTTGCAGACCGCAAGTATTTCAGCAGGGAGTTCAAAAAACAATTTGGTAAAACACCCAGCCAATACATGGACGCAGAATAA
- a CDS encoding ferritin produces the protein MKDIMRVKCLISSDVEALINQQIKKEAHSSAIYLSMASWCNRNGYDFSADYFFKQAEEERMHQLKFFKYVLDMGGNAISPEITNVKAEYNSFREVFEEALEQEISVTQSIKNIAARCHKEQDFVTLEFLNWFFKEQREEEYKARRAVELFDVIGEEGTGRWQIDKHVGQISYSEA, from the coding sequence ATGAAAGACATCATGCGTGTTAAGTGTTTAATCTCCTCAGATGTAGAAGCACTTATTAACCAGCAAATAAAAAAAGAAGCACATTCATCTGCCATTTACCTTTCTATGGCTTCATGGTGCAACCGTAATGGTTATGATTTTTCTGCAGATTACTTTTTTAAACAGGCAGAAGAAGAAAGAATGCACCAGTTGAAATTCTTTAAATATGTACTCGATATGGGCGGAAATGCAATTTCTCCTGAAATCACAAATGTTAAAGCTGAGTACAATTCTTTCCGCGAGGTTTTTGAAGAAGCCCTTGAGCAGGAGATCAGTGTAACCCAATCCATCAAAAATATAGCGGCCCGTTGCCACAAAGAGCAGGATTTTGTAACACTCGAATTCTTAAACTGGTTCTTTAAAGAGCAAAGAGAAGAGGAATATAAAGCCAGAAGGGCAGTTGAGCTGTTTGACGTGATTGGTGAAGAGGGAACTGGCAGGTGGCAAATAGACAAGCACGTAGGCCAAATCAGCTACAGCGAAGCGTAA
- a CDS encoding class I SAM-dependent methyltransferase, producing MKEPLSEEVLMHIASQLSKPEGADGLVTAERMAHTNNNMTLAAIGALALAERDVVLEIGPGNGSHVSQLMSKAADLRYYGADISATMVAEAAAINKKLLDTGKVSFELTEADKLNFGTGFFDKIFTVNTLYFWEEPMLYAGEVLRVLKAGGIFCLAIATEEFMKELPFTKYRFKLYNAAAAENLLLGAGFSILNISEQKDLTSSHTGEVVNRDIIVITATKH from the coding sequence ATGAAAGAACCATTAAGTGAAGAAGTGTTAATGCACATAGCCAGCCAGCTAAGCAAGCCTGAGGGGGCAGACGGACTTGTAACGGCCGAACGCATGGCACATACCAATAACAATATGACCCTTGCGGCAATTGGGGCACTGGCTTTAGCAGAACGGGATGTGGTGCTGGAAATTGGCCCGGGTAATGGCAGTCATGTAAGTCAGCTGATGAGCAAAGCTGCTGATTTGCGTTATTATGGAGCAGATATCTCTGCTACCATGGTTGCTGAGGCGGCTGCCATAAATAAAAAACTGCTGGATACAGGAAAAGTTAGTTTTGAGCTTACTGAAGCCGATAAGTTGAATTTTGGCACTGGTTTTTTTGACAAGATCTTTACTGTAAACACACTTTATTTCTGGGAAGAACCAATGTTGTATGCTGGGGAAGTACTTAGGGTACTAAAAGCTGGAGGTATATTTTGCCTTGCCATTGCTACGGAAGAATTCATGAAAGAGCTGCCTTTTACCAAATACCGGTTTAAACTGTATAATGCCGCTGCAGCTGAAAACCTTTTGCTGGGGGCGGGTTTCTCTATTCTTAACATCAGCGAGCAAAAAGATCTTACCAGCAGCCATACAGGAGAGGTGGTTAACAGGGACATTATTGTGATTACGGCTACAAAGCATTAA
- a CDS encoding MlaE family ABC transporter permease has translation MENKEVAKGPGKLARMFLTLYDVYKFIARFFKEGFLPPYEAKELFRQCYEIGYRSALLISTTGFITGIVFTKQSRPSLSEFGATSWLPSLVGIALLRTLAPLLTGLIAAGKVGSSIGAELGSMRVTEQIDAMEVSATNPFKFLVSTRVLAATITIPILTFYTAMVGMLGALLNVSLSEGTSAKAFFQSSLEQITFLDITASTIKAILFGFTIGMVGCYQGYNSSKGTEGVGKAANSAVVIAMFLIFIEEVVSVQFFGLFRG, from the coding sequence ATGGAGAATAAAGAAGTAGCTAAAGGACCGGGCAAATTGGCCCGGATGTTTTTAACCTTATATGACGTTTATAAATTCATAGCCCGTTTTTTTAAAGAGGGTTTTCTTCCTCCATACGAGGCAAAAGAACTGTTTCGCCAATGTTATGAAATAGGCTACCGCTCCGCTTTATTGATTTCAACAACAGGTTTCATTACCGGAATTGTATTTACCAAGCAATCGCGGCCTTCTTTATCAGAATTCGGAGCAACTTCATGGCTCCCTTCCCTGGTTGGGATCGCGCTGCTCAGAACACTGGCCCCTTTGCTTACGGGCCTGATTGCTGCAGGTAAAGTGGGTTCCAGCATCGGGGCCGAACTGGGTTCCATGCGGGTTACCGAGCAAATAGATGCGATGGAAGTTTCGGCCACCAACCCTTTTAAGTTCCTGGTATCCACACGTGTACTTGCTGCCACCATCACCATCCCTATCCTCACCTTTTATACGGCAATGGTAGGCATGCTGGGTGCTTTGCTGAACGTTTCGCTCAGCGAAGGTACAAGCGCAAAGGCTTTCTTTCAGTCCTCCTTAGAACAGATTACCTTCCTCGATATTACTGCATCTACCATCAAGGCCATACTTTTTGGCTTTACCATTGGTATGGTTGGCTGTTACCAGGGCTATAACTCATCCAAAGGAACTGAAGGCGTAGGTAAGGCCGCCAATTCTGCAGTAGTAATTGCCATGTTCCTTATTTTTATTGAAGAGGTTGTTTCCGTTCAGTTTTTTGGTTTATTCAGGGGTTGA
- a CDS encoding ABC transporter ATP-binding protein: protein MGKTATFHHNEKVIEIKGLNKSFGNYHVLKGVDLDLYKGENLVVLGKSGTGKSVLIKIIVGLLTPDEGMVKVLDRYVDQISYKELLALRLKVGFSFQNSALYDSMTVRQNLEFPLVRNQRKLTKSEVNLAVEEMLDAVGLLQTINQMPSELSGGQRKRIGIARTLILRPEIMLYDEPTAGLDPITCLEINSLINEVQERFHTSSIVITHDLTCAKAVGNRVAMLLDGQFQRIGTFEEVFNTSDERVKPFYDYNFIQ from the coding sequence ATGGGAAAAACAGCAACATTTCATCACAACGAAAAGGTCATAGAGATCAAAGGATTAAATAAATCTTTTGGTAACTATCATGTGTTAAAGGGTGTAGACCTCGATCTGTACAAAGGAGAGAACCTGGTTGTGCTTGGCAAATCGGGAACCGGAAAGTCCGTACTGATTAAGATCATTGTTGGCTTGCTTACCCCCGATGAGGGCATGGTTAAAGTACTCGACCGCTATGTGGACCAGATTTCTTATAAAGAACTGCTTGCTCTACGCTTAAAAGTAGGCTTCTCCTTTCAGAACAGTGCTTTGTACGACAGTATGACCGTAAGGCAGAACCTGGAATTTCCATTGGTAAGGAACCAGCGAAAACTTACCAAATCGGAAGTGAACCTGGCCGTTGAAGAAATGCTGGATGCGGTAGGTCTGCTACAAACCATTAACCAGATGCCCTCCGAATTGTCTGGCGGACAAAGAAAAAGGATCGGGATTGCCCGTACTTTGATCCTGCGACCAGAAATTATGCTTTACGACGAACCTACGGCCGGACTGGACCCTATTACCTGTCTGGAAATAAACAGCCTGATCAACGAGGTTCAGGAGCGTTTCCATACCAGTTCTATTGTTATTACACACGACCTTACCTGTGCAAAAGCAGTTGGCAACCGGGTGGCCATGCTGTTAGACGGACAGTTCCAGCGTATTGGAACATTTGAAGAAGTTTTTAACACAAGCGACGAAAGGGTTAAACCTTTTTACGATTATAATTTTATCCAGTAA
- a CDS encoding MlaD family protein, translating into MQVTDNRKQITVGVFILLGLVIFVLGVFTLGSQRKAFVKSFTVNAVFSDIQGLKAGNNVWFSGVKIGTIKKIQFYGISQVQVFMNIEEDAHKYIHKNASASISSDGLIGNKIVVISGGSPKFPFVEDGDQLQVANTLSTDDIMKTFQVNNKNLVDVTSDFKVLAKNLVEGKGTAGALLADEKIANNFKAIVENLKTTTESANRMAAEMNTFTKTLNTKGGLADKLMTDTAVFAKLQQSVNELQKTAASASAMTENLNKATAKFNQTDNAVGLLINDQQTADRIKGIMKNLETSSQKLDENMEALQHNFLLRGFFKKKAKAEAAAAAPQK; encoded by the coding sequence ATGCAAGTAACAGACAACCGTAAACAGATAACAGTAGGAGTTTTTATACTGCTTGGTCTGGTCATATTCGTTTTAGGGGTTTTCACTTTAGGAAGCCAGAGAAAAGCGTTTGTAAAAAGCTTCACCGTAAATGCTGTTTTTAGTGATATTCAAGGACTCAAAGCCGGGAACAATGTTTGGTTCTCAGGCGTAAAAATCGGAACGATCAAGAAGATCCAGTTTTACGGCATCTCACAGGTCCAGGTATTTATGAACATTGAAGAGGACGCCCATAAATACATTCATAAAAATGCTTCGGCAAGTATCAGCTCAGACGGATTAATCGGGAACAAGATTGTTGTGATCAGCGGTGGTAGCCCTAAATTTCCTTTCGTTGAAGATGGGGACCAGTTACAAGTTGCCAATACGCTTTCTACAGATGATATCATGAAAACATTCCAGGTAAATAACAAAAATCTGGTAGATGTAACTTCCGACTTTAAAGTGCTGGCAAAAAACCTGGTTGAAGGCAAAGGAACGGCTGGTGCACTGCTGGCTGATGAAAAGATTGCCAACAATTTTAAAGCCATTGTTGAGAACCTGAAAACCACAACCGAATCAGCAAACAGGATGGCAGCCGAAATGAATACTTTTACCAAAACCTTAAATACCAAAGGCGGACTGGCAGATAAGCTGATGACAGATACTGCTGTGTTTGCAAAATTACAGCAATCGGTAAATGAACTTCAAAAGACAGCAGCTTCTGCATCTGCCATGACCGAAAACCTGAACAAGGCAACTGCCAAGTTTAACCAGACAGATAATGCTGTAGGCTTGCTGATCAATGACCAACAGACTGCCGATAGAATAAAAGGCATCATGAAGAACCTGGAAACCAGCAGCCAGAAACTGGATGAGAATATGGAAGCGCTGCAGCACAATTTCCTGCTTCGCGGTTTCTTCAAGAAAAAAGCCAAAGCGGAAGCAGCGGCGGCAGCTCCTCAGAAATAA